The sequence GAGTTGTTTTTTTTTGAGTTCTGTTTTTAAGGATTCGGTTAATTGTATCCCGCACTGAAAAATATGGGTAAAACAGACATTGTACGTGTTTGTATTTTCCCTCTGCATGGGAAAAGATAATATTTTAATTTTGTTGCTATTTTTTCAGGTTGGAAAATTGTGCGGGCCAATAATATTATTTTTTAGTCAACTTTTTTCGCGCTGTCACTATGAATAAAAATATCTTTAATTATTTGAAAATCAGAATCTGTAAACTCCTTTGTTAACCATAACAGGCCGAGATAACATATTGCCAACAGAAAAGACTTAAGCAAATCCCAGAGAATATTCCCCTGGAAATAATAGAACGGCAAATAGAGAAGCAGCGCCCATCCTGAAATTCTCAGGAATGATATTTTGGGTACAAGATACCCTCCATTTAAAAATATCAACCTGCCGCTAACAGATATTCCAATAACAGCCGCAACAGTAATACTTACACCTGCTCCGAGCATCCCATATTCAGGGACTAATAATCTACAGAATAAAATATCAACAAGAACAATACCTATGGTAATCAGAAGAACCTGTTTCATAAAATTTTTTGCAATTAATATTGTATTAAAAATACAAAATACCGAAATCATAGACAAACCGAAAGAAACAACGGGTAAAATTTTTGAAGCGGGAATATACTTATATCCGAAAGCCAGCCTGATGATTGAATTAGCACTTGTCCCGAGAATCAACACAACGAGAAAAACAAAAATTAAAAAATACCTTGAAAATTGCTGAACAAGCATTTGAACCCGATCATTATCTTTTTGCCTTAATGCAAGAGATATTGATGGTAATAATGCCGCTGAAACAGCAATAGAAAAGAAATATGGCAATTTCCCCAGGGCTGTTGCAGAAACATAGTAACCTATAATTTTAGGGTCCCAATAGTATGAAACAAACCACAAGTCAATATAGAGCAAAGCAGACAAACTGACAAAGTACAAAATGTTCGGAAGAATAAAACTAAAATAAGATATTTTTTGTA is a genomic window of bacterium containing:
- a CDS encoding oligosaccharide flippase family protein, whose product is MIARGIFLMVLSQGVFLLAGFTLNFGLARFLGPGKFGYYGWVMSILLVVEVFVITGIPELIQKFGGANPKAMRSLKQKTFKWQFLYSSIAAGLFILLSPIITEFFHKNELTTVLRIAGFDIIFYGLFRYYVGIQNGLHQFEKYSILGFVYSISKLIFIFILVSTKLSLLGAIIGNTMASITGLGVALVITKYPKDTSPLQKISYFSFILPNILYFVSLSALLYIDLWFVSYYWDPKIIGYYVSATALGKLPYFFSIAVSAALLPSISLALRQKDNDRVQMLVQQFSRYFLIFVFLVVLILGTSANSIIRLAFGYKYIPASKILPVVSFGLSMISVFCIFNTILIAKNFMKQVLLITIGIVLVDILFCRLLVPEYGMLGAGVSITVAAVIGISVSGRLIFLNGGYLVPKISFLRISGWALLLYLPFYYFQGNILWDLLKSFLLAICYLGLLWLTKEFTDSDFQIIKDIFIHSDSAKKVD